The sequence below is a genomic window from Streptomyces sp. V1I1.
TACGCGAAGAAGGCCAGCAGCATCAGCGCCGCACCGGTCAGCGACAGGTCCTTGAAGAAGGAGGCCATCTCCACCGTCTTGGCCTGTTCGTCGGTCTCTTTCCAGAAGGGGTGCATCAGGAGCGCCGTCGGGACGAGGAAGACGACCAGCAGCAGCGCGCCCAGGTCCGCCCAGACCCCGAACACCACCATCAGCCCGCCGGCCAGGAGAAGGACTCCGCTGGCCGCGGTCGCCGGCACGGGGGCGGGGACGCCACGCGAGGCGGCGTAACCAGCCATGGCCTTCGTCTTGGTGAGGTGGCCCACCGCCGAGTTGAGGAACAGGACGCAGAAGAGAATGCGACCGATGAGCACGAGGACATCCACTGTTGCCTCCAGGCTCGCGCGCAGGAATTTGAAGGGACAACTTCCTGTGTGTAATTTTACTCGGCCGATGGGTGAAATGTTCCATTCGGCAGCCCAGTGGCCGTCGGTGCGGGCGGGGCAATGAGATGCGCCGCACTGCCGCCGGGGAGCATGCTGGCTGTGTGAACTGGTACGGGGCGGCCGGGCACGCACCGCTGAGCGAGAGCGGGTCGCCGCCCGGGAAACCGAACACCACCGGCCGGGTTCCGGACGAACTGGCCATGGTGCTCGCACAGGCCGCCGTCAGCGGAATCGAATCGGTCGGCGGATACGCAGGCGGCATCTATCTGCGCTCCCGGACGCAGGGGCTGCTCCGCCTCGCCGTGCTCGCCGGGTTGCCGGCCCGGCTCTTCCGCCCCTGGTGGCGCATGCATGTGAACCGGCCGTTCCCGGTGGCCGAGGCCCACCGATCCGGCCAGGCCGTCCATCTCGCCGACGCCGAGGAAGCCATGCGCCGCTTCCCGCAGCTGATGGCGGGCATGCCGTACCCCTTCGGCTCCCTGTACGAACCGGTCGTCAGCGGCCGCGAGAAGTACGGGGTGCTCGTGGTGCTGCGCCGGGCCACCCCCGGAAACGCGGTCAGCCAGAGCGACCGCCGACGGCTGAATGTCGCCGCAAGGCGCCTCAGCGGCGCCCTCGCGGAGCTGGGCGCGGACGGAACGCTCGTCGAGTGGGACGGTGAACCGGTCTCCGTCCAACTGCCCGCGGCCACCACGCCGCCGGTGCGGATCGGTCGCTTCGACTGGGACCTCGACAGTGGCTCCATATCCGCCGACGAGGAGCTGTGCGCGATCCTCGGCAGCGACCCCGCGGCCTTCCCCGGCACCGTCGAGGCGCTTGCGGCGCGGCTGGCGCCGGAGGACGTGTACGGACTGTGGACGATCGCCCGACAGGCGGTGGAGTCGGGCCGGCCGGTGGCGCGCAGGATGCGGCTACGGGGACCCGACGGCCGACCTCACCTGCTGGAAATCTCGGGCCGCGCGCTCTCGCCGGGCGACGGCCTCGGCAGTCATCTGACCGGCTTCCTCGTGGACCTCGGCGTCGGGCCGATCGCCGCCGAAGCCACCGACCGGCTCCCGCGATGCATCTTCTCGCTCGACCGCCTCGGCCGGATCACCCACATCAACCACAGCGCGGAGACCTTGCTCGGCCACGCCCGGTCCGAGCTGGCCGGGCGCGTCCTGTGGGAGGCACTGCCGTGGTTGGGGCACCCTGGCTACGAGGACCACTTCCGGGCCGCACTGATCTCCCACGAGCCCGTCCACTTCATGGCCCAGAGTGCCTCCAAGGAGTGGATGTCCGTCTGGCTCTACCCCGGCCACGACGGAGTGACCCTCACTGCCGCCGCTGAGGACCAACCCGCGTACTCGCCCGAGTCCGTCACCCTGCCGGGCACGGGACTCGGCTCCTCCGCGGACCGCGCCTCCGCGCTGTACCGCCCGGTCGCCCTGGCCATCGCGCTGACCGAGGCCGTCACCGCCCGTCAGGTGTCCGCCGTGGTCACGGAGGAACTGCTGCCCGCCTTCGGCGGCCGGCAGCTGGCGATCTACCTCCTGAACGAGCGACATCTCTACCTCGCCTGGGAGACCGGTTTTCCTCAGGGCTTCCTGGACCGATTCGACGGCGTCGGGCTCGACGCCCGGCTGCCCGGCGTGGAGACCCTCACCACCGGCCGCCCCATGTTCTTCGAGTCCATGGAA
It includes:
- a CDS encoding DoxX family protein, producing the protein MDVLVLIGRILFCVLFLNSAVGHLTKTKAMAGYAASRGVPAPVPATAASGVLLLAGGLMVVFGVWADLGALLLVVFLVPTALLMHPFWKETDEQAKTVEMASFFKDLSLTGAALMLLAFFAYAGHDLGLTLTGPLFDIS
- a CDS encoding SpoIIE family protein phosphatase, giving the protein MRRTAAGEHAGCVNWYGAAGHAPLSESGSPPGKPNTTGRVPDELAMVLAQAAVSGIESVGGYAGGIYLRSRTQGLLRLAVLAGLPARLFRPWWRMHVNRPFPVAEAHRSGQAVHLADAEEAMRRFPQLMAGMPYPFGSLYEPVVSGREKYGVLVVLRRATPGNAVSQSDRRRLNVAARRLSGALAELGADGTLVEWDGEPVSVQLPAATTPPVRIGRFDWDLDSGSISADEELCAILGSDPAAFPGTVEALAARLAPEDVYGLWTIARQAVESGRPVARRMRLRGPDGRPHLLEISGRALSPGDGLGSHLTGFLVDLGVGPIAAEATDRLPRCIFSLDRLGRITHINHSAETLLGHARSELAGRVLWEALPWLGHPGYEDHFRAALISHEPVHFMAQSASKEWMSVWLYPGHDGVTLTAAAEDQPAYSPESVTLPGTGLGSSADRASALYRPVALAIALTEAVTARQVSAVVTEELLPAFGGRQLAIYLLNERHLYLAWETGFPQGFLDRFDGVGLDARLPGVETLTTGRPMFFESMERLAVAYPGIPMDANVGARAFLPLIASGRPVGSCILGFDQPRGFSPEERTVLTALAGLIAQALQRAQRYDTEAALARGLQAALLPHRLPVLEHVDTVGRYLPGTQGMEVGGDWYDVIETDRGVALVIGDVQGHGVAAAATMGQLRSAVRAFALNVHDPQQVVAGTNRMLIDLDPGQFASCCYIVLDPSTGATQAVRAGHPQPLLRHVDGRTEVLDLPGGVVLGVDVDASYPVTELQLERGEVLALFTDGLVEQPGSDIDLGIDQLRSTLAEAGSSPLAETADRLIREARHATDRPDDIALLLAARWTEASSAHGAGAGARRAP